In Neomonachus schauinslandi unplaced genomic scaffold, ASM220157v2 HiC_scaffold_866, whole genome shotgun sequence, the DNA window CAAGTGCCCCTCCAGTGACGCTCCAAGTGACTCTCCAGTGACCCTCCAGGGACCCTCCATGTGCCCCTCCATGTGACCCGCTAAATTTCTTCATGTCAGCTTCGGAGCTTGAGGTAGCAGGAAGACAAGAGAGGTCGTGTGTGAAGCCCCATTGGTGGACCTGGCCCTCGGCAGAGGTCAGCTCGGCCTGGTCAGgcaggagagtggggggaggggtcaaGTCTGTGCTGTACGTGGATGGGCCTGCAGGGCAAGTGGTCACGATGAAGCCCAGCCCTCCCAGTTGCTCTTCCCTGAGGCCGGTGGCTCCTCACAAAGGACTGACGTGCCCAGGCCAGCAGCCCAGGGCCCTGCACCCAGAGAGCCAGCGGGTCAACGCTGTCTTGAATGGGGCGGCACTTCCAGTCCGCAGAGCTTCCTTCACGTGGCTATACCCCAGCAGTGCACGGACGCCTCGGACCTGAGGTTCAATGCCCCGCCTCTCAGGGCACTTTGAAAACCCCGCAGGGCCCTCCCAGAGGCAGAGGAGACCCCGCCTGTCATCCTCCCGGCCCGGGCGCCCTCACAGCCATGGCAATGCAGGGGCGGCCACAGGGCGCAGGTGAGGAGACCCCCGGCTGCACGGGCCCTGGGGCCGCAGCCCTCCAGCAGCCACCCCTGGAGCAGCCAGACAAGCCCAGAGACCCTTGGAGGCTGGGGGCAGCCAGGTCCTCTCCAGCCGGCTCCCCTGGGAGAATGTGAGGACAGCTATTCCACTTCTACGTCCCACAGGGGGCTGGGGAGCCTAGCAGGACCTGGCAGACAGCAGAGGCCCAACAAAAGCATTCTTCCAAACCTGGGTCCTAACACCAAGGCTCACCCAAGAGAGCCTGCATCCCGGCGGTGCCCAGGAGTGCCCAACAGTCCTTCCTCCAACAAGCAGCCCTAGCGCCAAATTTGTGCGCCCTCCACAGGCCCCCAGGGTGGCAGAGTCCCCCAGCTGGGGGTTGGTGTCCAGTGGTTGGAAGGGGAGGATGGAGGCAGTTATGGACTGAATGGTGCCCACCCCCAAAATCATATGTGGAAGCGCtgacccccagcacctcagaatgcagctatatttggagacagggtctttaaaaaggtaataaagtTTGTCTCTCCCACcacttccccccttcatttttcccttcctactatcttcgaaccctgagagactatggactctgagaaacaaactgagggttctggaggggagggggtggggagatgggttagcctggtgatgggtattaaagagggcacgttctgcatggagcactgggtgttatatgcaaacaatgaatcatggatcaccacatcaaaaaccaatgatgtattgtatggtgactaacataacataataaaataaaatttaaaaaataattaacagtcattaacaatgaattttaaagccttttaaaataaaagtatctattttgaaaaaaaaaaaggtaataaagttaaaattatgtCTGTTGTAGGGTGACCCTAATCTcctctgactggtgtccttatagtgAGAGGAAAgcaggacacagacatgcacagggACAagcatgtgaggacacagggagaaggcagcatCCACacgcccaggagagaggcctcaggaggaaccagccctgtGAACGCCTTGACCTGCGACGTCTAGCCTCCAGCATGTCCTCTGAACCACCCTGTTCTGTGGTGCACGTTCTGGCTGCCCAAGCTGATGGAAGAGTATCCTAAGGTGCTGGGGCCTCTGAGACACATGGGGCTGTGAGGACCGAGGGACAGGTTGCCCCAACTGAAGTTGGTCCAGACACCCCAATACTTTCATCCTCACACCCACAGCAGAGAAGTGACCAGAGACCCTCCACTCACAGCCAAGGCCCAGGAAGGTGCCTTTGCCAGGCCCTGGTCCTGACCGGGGGCCTAGGAGATCACCTGTCCTCAAGACCTCAGGAGAGATAGCAACCTGATGGCTCCACTGGGGGCAGGGGTTGTGTGTGCGTcaaatcacctcccaaataaacagATTCCCCGGAATCCACACAGCTGCATGGGCCCCCCTCTCTATCCAACCTGCTGCCCTGACTGTCTTGAAATTCCTACTTTTGAACAAGggacctgtgttttcattttgcaccagGCTCTGCAGATTCTATAGCTGTCCTGCCCAGATGGAatccttgcctcaggctctgcgtTTGGGGAAACCAGCTGCTGGCCCCTTCACGGGAGGAGACCGAGACCTCCCGGGGGAGGTCTGAGGGCTGGAGGGTCTGGGAGCCCAGCccgagccccagcccctcccctggagGCTCTGTCCAGGCTTCATTCCACAAATACCGGCGGGCACCTCCTGCGGTGTTCTCCATGCCCTCAAAGAGCCAAAGGTAAAGGTACACAGGTAAACAGATTATTTTAATCAAGTGCGACAGTGCCGCGCGGTGTGGGCGGCGGGCGGGCTGGGCGCCTGGGGTGCGCGGCCCGGGCCGAGAGAGGCGCCTGCTCCGGCACCTGCGGCCCTGCGCGCTCCGTGGGCGGACGCGGCTCTTCCCCCGGCCGGAGGGGACACGCAGGAGGCACGCGGCCCCCAGGATTGGAACAAACACGTTTATTGCAGGAAAGGCGCGGCGCGCGCCGGGGCAGGCTCACCAGGCGAAGAGCGGCTTGTGGTCCTCCTTGGAGAGCTCGCACAAGCAGGTGAGCAGCAGAAGCGAGTCGCCCAGGAACTTGGGGGGCACCACGTCGATGACCAGCTTGCGCAGCGCTGCCGGGCTGCTGTGCAGCGGGTTGGCGCGCAGGTCGGGCCGCTGCTTCAGGATGCCGTAGGTGTTGATGAGGAACTCGCTGAACACCGGGTGCACGTCCCGGTTGTAGCCCAGCCTCTCCAGGCGCGCCGTGAGCATCAGGTAGCGGTGCGTCAGCTCGCGCAGCTTCTTCTCGTCCACCGACCCGTCCAGGGACTTGATGGACGTCTGGGGGCACAGCGACCAGGTTTCCGTGGAGGAGGCCGCTGACACAGGGACGCGCGCCCAGAGCCGAGCCCCCAGCCTGGCAGAGCGCAGTGTCCCGGGTGCCCCCCAGCAGACAGTATCCGGGACCAGAGCAGGGAGCTCCGCCCCTAGCGCACAGGCCGGATCGCGCAAGGCTCTGTGGCCCCGGGAGCCACGCCAAGACTGTCCCAGGCCACAGAGCGGCTGGGTGCCAACAGAGACGCTCCCGGCAGCGGGCTCATCACCCTCTGTCACACCTGGGCCTCCACAGTCCTCAGCTGTGCGAGCACCACGGGTGATGGGGCAGCAAGGGGACCCTTCCCCCAGGGCAGCAAGGGGGGCCCCGTGGCAAGGGAGGGGACCCGGAGTCAGTGGGAggacccagggcagggagggatgcCAGGGTCCACAGCAGGGAGGGgatctggggcagggaggggaccccAGGACATAGAGGCATACCTGCTTGATCTTCTCAGGGATGTTGGACACAGTGAAACCGTACAGCCGGGTCACCCCCGGGAAGACATAGGCCAGGATGCGCCGGTCCAGCTGGAAGGCGATCTCCCCGACTATGCGCCCATCCTTCTCAGTGCTGGAGAAGCTCTGGATCTCTGTGAGGAGTGGAGGTAGTGAGATGGGCCATGGGTCCCAGGACATGGACGGTCAGGGGCCACCTGCCTTCCCCCTGCTGGCGCCCCGGGATCCATTTTAGGGAAAGGACCAACCTAAACGCAGCCCCTGCAGGTTTGGGGTGACGCCGCTGGGGCCCTCCCCTCCATCATTGCTTCCCCTACCCCCAACGGTGAGGGTAAATACAAATGGAGAAGAAAACTTTGACTTTTCTGTTGCCAAAAGGGAGAGAGACctgtcctcttctccctcttagAGCAACCTGAGTAACCGATGATCCTaagtcctctctctctgcccctttgagatgGGCAGAAATGTCTTTAAAAGCTTGTTTTTACAGCCCAGATTGTCTTGTCCCCCAGCACCAGGGGAGTCTGCCCAGGCACCTGGGTCAAGGGTGACCTCTGCTTATCACACAGGCCCCACCCCTATGACCAGGTATGAGGGCGGGGTGCCAGTTAACTTGGGAACGCATAAGTAACCCAGGTCACGGGTCCAGGCTGCCTGGCTGTCTTGGCAGCCCGGGCATtgcaggctggtttcatgggtacTTGATAATAAAAATCTTCCCCACGTTTGCGGAGAGGATTGCTGGGTTGGCAGGAGATCCTATTTTTAATGATCTCCCTGACGTTACCGGACACAtcacccactctcccctcccaAACCTGCTTCCCAACCTGCCCCCCCACGGCAGCCTCTGTGCATTAAATAGCAGGTATGCACCAGCACCCTTCGGAACCATGTGCTCTCCGAAAACACCCGGTCAGATGCTTCTGACACTGAGAGATCCAAAGTGAGCTGAGCCTGCGTCAGAGTCAGGCAGAGCCTCCGCACCGGAGACCCTCCATCCGACGGCGCCCCAGACTCCTGCTACCTCCACATTCTGCTCTTTCATCCCGAGAGACAGTAACAGCCCCATTTGCAGAGCCTTTCCTAAAGCCCCCGGGGCCTTTCCGAACCTGAGCATGATGCAAACCCTCCAGGGCATCGACTGGGTGCAGCCTGCAGGGTCCATCCGGTGGGCAGGCTGTGCATGCTTGGGCTGGGTGACCCAACACTCAGGACACCCCACAGCAGCCCTGGAGAACCCCCTGCACAGCCATCTGTGCCGTGAATGCTGCGGGGCTCCAGGACCAGCTCTGCCTGTGGCCGTGGGCAGGTGTTTGCCCTCCTTGGCCCCATCCTGTGCCTGGGTCCACCTAACCACTCGACCCAGAAAGCTGCCAGGTCCCTCACACCACAGGAGAATGGTGGCCTCTCCCAGCACGTAACAGCCCGTCAGCACGGGCTTATCAGCTCCTTTGAGGGCAGGCCGCTGACATAGGGCCATCAGATGGCCACGGAGGATAGGCCCGGGGGGCACTGTGCTTTCGCTCCTTCAGCCACGCACCTCGGGCACTGAGCGCCGCGGGCACTGAACAGGGAGCGTGGCTCTGCAGGTAGGgatggggagcaggaggggctgcAAGGGTGTGGGTGCCCCAGGCAGAGGGCCCCGCCTGAGCCACACGGCCCAGAGCCACATGCTCCCCCACAGAACCCCATGAGGGCCTTGGAGCTGGGGGGCGGCCCAAGGCCAAAGGGTCAcagggtgggggaagcaggaTATGAGCTGAGGCAGAGCAGGTTTCTGAGGCGGAGGAGAAATGCTGGTGTGAAATGCTGGGGAGACGGGGCCACGGAGCTGGAGCCTCAGGACAGGCCGTGGCTCCCAACACAGCCTTGGAccttacttaaaatttttctgagaCATAATCACAGAGTATAAAATTCACGCTCTTCAAGTATGCGATTCAGATGTTTTtctatattcacagagttgtacagcCGTCACCACAACTAAattcccaaacaaaacaaaaccctgtacCCACTAGCAGTCACACGGCgctctcccacagcccctgcaaACACCAACGTACGTCCTGTCCCTGGGACACATCTATGCTGGACATGTCCCACCAGCGCCGTCAGGCAGCATGTGGCCCTGCATCTGGCCCCACACTGCTGTTCCCGAGGTCCGTCCACACTGCAGCCGCGTTGGCACTGAGCTCCTACCTACGCTGAGTAGCACCGCATCGTGTGCAGGGACCGCATTCCGGTTGTGCCTTTGTCCGCTGACAGGCttgggggctattatgaataatgccgcCATGAACATTCATATAAAAAACTTTGTGTGGTCAAGTGTTCTCAATTGCTTTAGatacatacctaggagtggaattctgGGACgcatggtaattctgtgtttaatttttgatGCAATGCCAAACTGTTTCCACGGCGACAACATATATGCGTTCCaatgtctccacatcctcacgaATGCCTGTGTTTGTCCCTCGTTTTTATgacagccatcctagtgggcatgcagtggtgtctcattgtggtttatattgataaatatgatattgagcatctgttcatgtgcTTGTTCtccttttgtatgtcttctctggggAAATGTTCCTTtgagttctttgcccatttttaattggattgtttgtctttctACTGCTGAGTTGTGGAGAGTTCTTATATATCCTGGATACTAGTCCCTTATCATCtgtttgacaaatattttctcccactctgtgggttgaattcattttcttgaattcaatttctttgaaataCGTAAGTTTTTACTTTTGATAAAGCCCAGACTatatacttttccttttgttgctcatgcttttggtgtcacatctaaaAATCtcttgccaaatccaaggtcatatGTTTTATCTCTGAGTTTTCCTCTAACAGTTTTATGTCTTGAGCTCTTTTAGATTTTTTACATTTGAGTTAATGTCTTGAGctcttttagattttctacattttgagttaatttttgtttgtggtgtGAGGGCCAACTTCATTCTCATGGATGTGTTTGTCCacttgctccagcaccatttgttgcagACTATTCTctctccattgaattgtcttggtgTCCTTGTTGCATATTAAACCTATAAATGcttgggcttatttctggactctcaattctactCCACTGATCTCTGTACGTCTGTCCTTAAGACTGCCACACTGTCTgcattactgtagctttatagtaagtttcaGAACTGgaaagtgtgagtcctccaattttgctctcctttctcaagattgttttgcctcTTCTGGGTCTCTTACATTCCACCTGAATTTCAGGATGATTTTGGCAATTTCTGCAAGGAAGCCGGCTGGAATTTTAACAGGGATTTGTGTTGAATTTGCAGATCAATTTGGAGAGTGCTGCCATCTTAATAATATGAAGTCATCTGGCCCATGAACACAAGacatttttctacttatttgagttctcttcactttctttcaaaaGTGCATTGTAGTTTCAGTGTGTTCCTTCCCTGATCACTTTGCAAAGCTGTAGAAGCTACCTGGGAGTTAGGGCTGAGAACCAGACTGACTGTCCAGCAACACATCAAGGCACATGAGGGGCATGAGGCGCAGGGTGCAAACTCCCTTCTACATTAATATACCTCTCTCACCAGGAATCAGCCTTTCTTCTCACCCCTGTCTTTAATGCATAAATTAGATGGAAGAAGTGATATACACCTAAGATGTTCTAGAAATCATTTCTAGTCCAAACTGGGCCTTCTAAGATCCAGCCAAAATCTATTCTTCaaggaaaaaagtcaataaaattgacaaacctccaGCCAGACATattagggaaaaagagaaagaagataaacaCTACCACTATCAGAAAATGGAGATGGTATCACCGCAGATCCTACAGatgttaaaaggataataatGGAACATTAGGAACAattttatgctaataaatttgacaagatagatgaaatggaccaattccttaaaaaacacaaaagttcACTATTGAGAGTGAAGGCCAAAGTTccctcaagaagaaatagataatttgaatagcCGTGTATCAACTAAGGAAATTGTTTTCAGCAGGGGAAACAttcctacaaagaaaattaaaggctCAGGTGGTTTCAGTGGTGAGTTTTACCAAATGTCTAAAGAGTAAATAATACCAATACTGTAAAAACTCTTCTAGATAATTAAAAAGGATGGAGCACTTTCCACCTCATTCACTGAAGTCAACATTAACCtggtaccaaaaccagaaaatgacatttaaaaaaagctatAGCCCAATATCCTTCACAGAcagtaaaaattctcaacaaaagtTTAGGaaattaaatccaacaatacaaaaaagtataatatctcaggaatgcaaggttggtttataattcaaaaataaatcaatgcagtgtgcctggctggctcagtcagtagagcatgtgactcttgatctcagggttgtgagttcaagctccacattgggtgtagagattacttaaaaataagaaaatcttttttaaaaaatcaatgtaattaacCATATTAGCAGAAATAGACTACAAATAAAAACGAAATGCTCATcctaatagatgcagaaaaagcacttgacaaaatccatATCCATTCATTATAACTCTTAGAAAACTAGGTATTAAAGGGAGCTTCCTCAACCTTATAAAGGGCACCTACAAAGACCTGAGCTAACATAATACCCAACAGTGACAGACTAAATGCTTTCCTCCTAAattaggaaaagacaaaaatgtccactgtcaccatttctattcaacatgtGCTAGAAATTCTAGCCAATGCAataggacaagaaaaaaaaaataaaaggaatacaaactagaaatgaaaaaataaatttgtctttATTCACAAATGACACAATCATAtatcctaaggaatccacaaaaaGCTACTGTAACAAGTAAATGAGTTCAGtaaggttgcaagatacaaagtAGTGTtttgtcagggttctccagagaaatagaaacagaaccaatatggggtgtgtgtgtgtgtgtgtgtgtgtgttgggggtggggggtaagaaATCAGCTCACGTGATTACGGAGACTAACAAGTCTCAAGA includes these proteins:
- the LOC110571099 gene encoding speriolin-like protein, translated to ADFGRFSSTPDAPSQLQTSSLEDLLCSHAPISSEDDASPGCATSTQVPFKAFLSPLELRVPRGTDRKLSPLLSPLQDPLADKTLLEPREMVRPKKVCFSESSLPSGDRTRRSYYLNEIQSFSSTEKDGRIVGEIAFQLDRRILAYVFPGVTRLYGFTVSNIPEKIKQTSIKSLDGSVDEKKLRELTHRYLMLTARLERLGYNRDVHPVFSEFLINTYGILKQRPDLRANPLHSSPAALRKLVIDVVPPKFLGDSLLLLTCLCELSKEDHKPLFAW